The following are from one region of the Thermoproteus uzoniensis 768-20 genome:
- a CDS encoding chlorohydrolase yields the protein MVVVRAKYVLWGADLEVVEDGVVEVDDEGKVAGIGKYSGQISLDLGNAVLMPQLVDAHIHPLDVAMADRDDYYIDDLVGWPHGVKYHFLRRLVAKRRHLRPLEALARRARRYGIGCVVAYAEYAAGDVEAAFKKYGVDALAFQEAHGDMPEHPYVQVASPLDHPPEYLKELRRRHKLVSTHVSETEDCHEAGDLDLALKILDADVLVHLVYATAEEIEAIPRGKAVVINPRANAYFVGRLPDVPSLMPLRPLLGTDNAFVNEPDIWAEVKFLHAYGRTRGWDLDERDLLKMATTWPWEKLRCGSPIDVGLRAKALAVALPYPTHNVYKFLARRAGAQDVLAFIEGDEVVFQHEI from the coding sequence GTGGTCGTCGTGAGGGCTAAATACGTGCTGTGGGGGGCCGACCTTGAGGTTGTGGAGGACGGCGTCGTGGAGGTAGACGACGAGGGGAAGGTGGCGGGGATCGGGAAGTACTCCGGCCAGATCTCGCTGGACTTAGGCAACGCCGTCTTGATGCCCCAGCTGGTGGACGCCCACATACACCCCCTCGACGTTGCTATGGCCGACCGCGACGACTACTACATAGACGATCTGGTCGGCTGGCCCCACGGCGTGAAGTACCACTTCTTGAGGAGGCTGGTGGCCAAGAGGAGGCATCTGAGGCCGCTGGAGGCGTTGGCCAGGAGGGCGAGGAGGTACGGGATCGGCTGCGTTGTGGCCTACGCCGAATATGCGGCCGGCGACGTGGAGGCGGCCTTCAAGAAATACGGCGTCGACGCCTTGGCCTTCCAGGAGGCCCACGGCGACATGCCGGAACACCCCTACGTGCAAGTCGCGTCGCCTCTAGACCACCCGCCTGAGTACCTCAAAGAGCTCAGGAGGAGGCACAAGCTCGTCTCGACCCACGTGTCGGAGACGGAGGACTGCCACGAGGCCGGCGACCTCGACCTAGCGCTGAAGATCCTCGACGCGGACGTCCTCGTCCACCTAGTCTACGCCACGGCGGAGGAGATCGAGGCGATACCGAGAGGGAAGGCCGTGGTGATAAACCCGAGGGCGAACGCCTACTTTGTCGGGAGGCTTCCCGACGTCCCGTCGTTGATGCCGTTGAGGCCTCTGCTGGGGACCGACAACGCCTTCGTCAACGAGCCCGACATATGGGCTGAGGTGAAATTCCTCCACGCATACGGGAGGACCAGGGGATGGGACCTCGACGAGCGGGACCTCCTCAAGATGGCCACAACGTGGCCTTGGGAGAAGCTGAGGTGCGGGTCGCCGATAGACGTGGGGCTGAGGGCCAAGGCGCTCGCCGTAGCCCTCCCGTACCCGACCCACAACGTATACAAATTCCTCGCGAGGAGAGCCGGGGCACAGGACGTCTTGGCGTTCATAGAGGGGGACGAGGTGGTCTTCCAGCACGAGATCTAG
- a CDS encoding Lrp/AsnC family transcriptional regulator: MVDAFVFINTDIGAEDEILDVLSKMPEVKEAMIVYGPYDLVVRISTDTTENLRKIVSDKIRKIPKIRSTTTLIIAKSIIK; the protein is encoded by the coding sequence ATGGTCGACGCGTTCGTGTTTATAAATACCGACATAGGCGCCGAGGACGAGATCCTCGACGTGTTGTCCAAGATGCCGGAGGTAAAGGAGGCCATGATAGTCTACGGGCCCTACGACCTAGTGGTGCGGATCTCCACGGACACCACGGAGAATCTGCGGAAGATAGTCTCCGACAAGATAAGGAAAATACCCAAGATCAGGAGCACGACGACCTTGATAATAGCCAAGTCCATAATTAAATAG
- the infB gene encoding translation initiation factor IF-2, which yields MAGIRSPIAVVVGHVDVGKTLLLDKIRGTAVAYREPGMITQHIGMSFVPWGAVERFAGPLVDRLRLRGRIWIPGFLFIDTPGHAAFSNLRKRGGSVADVAVLVVDITSGLEEQGLESLNLIRARGVPFVIAANKLDRIYGWQSEENRPFLFAVERQEWHAVAQLEEQIGRLIDQLSRLGIEADRYDRVRDFATQVPIVPTSAVTGEGVADLLLVLAGVSQRFVSKERLTVRDGPARGVVMEVKEERGLGTVADVIIYDGVLRRGDTVVTAGLQGPITAKVKMLIVPKPLDEMRDPEDRYKYVDEVRAAVGVRIVGEGLEGVVPGAPIVAVEGSLEEAVKAVGEEIAAVKIESDKEGVVAKADTFGTLESMVLFLRQSNIPVRRADVGPPSHKDVVEAALSRRRDPAYGAILAFNVRVPPEVEKEAQSSGVKIVRGEILYKVVDEYLRWANELKAKALEAALSQLVRPGVVQLLPGYVFRRRDPVIVGVRVVKGTIKPGYLLVRQDGREVGKIQQIQSHGAPVQEAKVGDEVAISIAGDVMVGRQIKEGDFLYVYVPEDHLKQWLLQYRQYLRGDEREALDEYAQIRKNWRK from the coding sequence ATGGCCGGCATACGTTCGCCGATAGCCGTCGTCGTGGGCCACGTGGATGTGGGGAAGACGCTCCTCCTCGACAAGATCAGGGGAACCGCCGTGGCCTATAGGGAGCCCGGCATGATCACTCAACACATAGGCATGTCGTTCGTGCCGTGGGGCGCGGTGGAGAGGTTCGCCGGCCCTCTGGTGGACCGCCTGAGGCTCCGGGGGAGGATATGGATACCCGGCTTCCTCTTCATAGACACCCCGGGCCACGCGGCGTTCTCCAACCTCAGGAAGCGCGGCGGCTCGGTGGCCGACGTCGCGGTCCTCGTGGTCGACATAACCTCGGGCCTCGAGGAGCAGGGCCTAGAGTCCCTCAACCTCATTAGGGCCAGGGGGGTCCCGTTCGTCATAGCCGCAAACAAGCTGGACAGGATATACGGGTGGCAGTCGGAGGAGAATAGGCCGTTTCTCTTCGCGGTGGAGAGGCAGGAGTGGCACGCCGTGGCCCAGCTCGAGGAGCAGATAGGCAGGCTGATAGACCAGCTCTCGAGGCTCGGGATAGAGGCCGACCGCTACGACAGGGTGAGGGACTTCGCGACGCAGGTGCCCATAGTCCCTACCAGCGCTGTGACTGGCGAGGGCGTGGCCGACCTGTTGTTGGTGCTGGCGGGAGTGTCGCAACGTTTCGTGTCCAAGGAGAGGCTGACGGTGCGGGACGGCCCCGCCAGGGGGGTCGTCATGGAGGTGAAGGAGGAGAGGGGTCTGGGGACTGTCGCCGACGTGATAATATACGACGGGGTTCTGCGGAGGGGCGACACGGTGGTGACCGCTGGCCTGCAGGGGCCCATTACGGCCAAGGTCAAAATGTTGATAGTGCCGAAGCCCCTAGACGAGATGAGGGATCCCGAGGACAGATACAAGTACGTGGACGAGGTTAGGGCGGCCGTGGGCGTGAGGATAGTGGGCGAGGGGCTGGAGGGCGTGGTGCCGGGGGCTCCCATAGTCGCCGTAGAGGGCTCTCTGGAGGAGGCCGTGAAGGCAGTCGGCGAGGAGATCGCCGCGGTCAAGATAGAGTCCGACAAGGAGGGCGTCGTGGCGAAGGCCGACACCTTCGGCACGCTGGAGAGCATGGTCCTCTTCTTGAGGCAGTCGAACATACCCGTCAGGAGAGCCGACGTGGGGCCGCCCAGCCACAAAGACGTCGTGGAGGCCGCGCTGTCGAGGAGGAGGGACCCGGCGTACGGCGCCATATTGGCCTTCAACGTGAGGGTCCCGCCCGAGGTGGAGAAGGAGGCGCAGTCCAGCGGGGTCAAGATAGTGAGGGGCGAGATACTCTACAAGGTGGTGGACGAGTACCTTAGGTGGGCCAACGAGCTGAAGGCCAAGGCATTGGAGGCCGCTCTGTCCCAGCTGGTCAGGCCCGGCGTCGTGCAGCTCCTCCCGGGCTATGTCTTCAGGAGGAGGGACCCTGTCATAGTCGGCGTGAGGGTGGTCAAGGGCACCATAAAGCCGGGCTACCTCCTCGTGAGGCAAGACGGGAGGGAGGTGGGCAAAATACAGCAGATACAGAGCCACGGCGCCCCGGTCCAAGAGGCGAAGGTGGGGGACGAGGTGGCCATCTCCATAGCGGGAGACGTTATGGTGGGGCGCCAGATAAAGGAGGGCGATTTCCTGTACGTCTACGTGCCAGAGGACCACCTCAAGCAGTGGCTTCTGCAGTACAGACAATATCTGAGGGGCGACGAGCGCGAGGCCTTGGACGAATACGCCCAGATCCGCAAGAACTGGCGCAAGTAG
- a CDS encoding HEPN domain-containing protein — protein sequence MRHAREASAGGNYPYAVRQCQEAVELLLKAALRIVGIEPPKWRDVGPILRGDKFPRWFREHVDRLASISRRLRKERELAMYGDEDSGVPPEELYTAEDAEQYLRDAELAADLVLKLFEEAARR from the coding sequence ATAAGACACGCCCGCGAGGCGTCTGCGGGCGGGAACTACCCGTACGCCGTGAGGCAGTGTCAAGAGGCCGTGGAGCTCTTGCTGAAGGCCGCCTTGAGGATAGTAGGGATCGAGCCGCCGAAATGGCGCGACGTGGGGCCTATCTTGAGGGGGGATAAATTCCCCCGATGGTTTCGAGAACACGTCGACCGGCTCGCCTCTATATCCAGGCGTCTGAGGAAGGAGAGGGAGCTGGCCATGTACGGGGACGAGGACAGCGGAGTTCCGCCCGAGGAGCTGTACACGGCCGAAGACGCGGAGCAGTACCTAAGGGATGCGGAGCTGGCGGCCGACTTAGTTCTTAAGCTGTTCGAGGAGGCCGCCCGCCGTTAG
- a CDS encoding HIT family protein — MDCIFCKIVKGEAPAWRVYEDDDVVVILDKYPASYGHLLVVTKAHYESVIDTPDDLVVKSFAIAAKFARIWKKLGARGVNIVTNAGREAGQIIFHYHVHVIPRWGDKLLWHGRDEIKEETAREVVEKLKSALAQG, encoded by the coding sequence ATGGACTGCATATTCTGCAAGATAGTCAAGGGCGAGGCCCCGGCGTGGAGGGTGTACGAGGACGACGACGTCGTGGTGATACTGGATAAATACCCGGCGTCCTACGGCCACCTACTCGTCGTGACCAAGGCCCACTACGAGAGCGTGATTGATACGCCAGACGACCTCGTCGTCAAGTCGTTCGCCATCGCCGCCAAGTTCGCCAGGATTTGGAAGAAGCTGGGCGCGAGGGGCGTGAACATAGTGACCAACGCGGGGAGGGAGGCGGGCCAGATAATATTCCACTACCACGTCCACGTGATACCTAGGTGGGGCGACAAGTTGCTGTGGCACGGGAGGGACGAGATCAAGGAGGAGACGGCCAGGGAGGTGGTCGAGAAACTTAAATCGGCCCTGGCGCAGGGATAG
- a CDS encoding hypothetical protein (mediates pseudouridylation (positions 38, 39, 40) at the tRNA anticodon region which contributes to the structural stability): MIAYLVAYDGSLFYGFTGHERSVEPALARALGPLLGRGSRTDPGVSALGNVVVARSLKPLGQINAELPRGVWVWGYAEVPEGFNPRRARARTYVYFAPYRGEDLGLVREAASLFVGTHDYRNFAKGVRDAVTTIYSIEVEDRGAYIEIAFRGKGFRNKMLRKIVWALLAVGRGVLGIDDVRRLLESGGGGPVPSAPAEGLVLLSIDYGIEFSADRAILTKIYRYFLNKYYIYLSLSRVYEKITEEILKWL; this comes from the coding sequence GTGATTGCCTACCTCGTCGCCTACGACGGGTCCTTGTTCTACGGCTTCACGGGCCACGAGAGGTCTGTGGAGCCCGCGCTGGCCAGGGCCTTGGGCCCTCTGCTGGGCAGAGGCTCGCGCACGGATCCCGGCGTCTCGGCCCTCGGCAACGTCGTCGTGGCGAGGTCCTTGAAGCCCTTGGGCCAGATCAACGCGGAGCTCCCGAGGGGCGTGTGGGTCTGGGGATACGCCGAGGTGCCCGAGGGGTTCAACCCGAGGAGGGCGCGGGCTAGGACCTACGTCTACTTCGCCCCCTATAGGGGCGAGGACCTAGGCTTAGTGAGGGAGGCGGCCTCGCTCTTCGTGGGCACCCACGACTACAGGAACTTCGCCAAGGGAGTCCGCGATGCGGTTACGACCATATATTCGATAGAGGTGGAGGATAGAGGGGCCTACATAGAGATCGCGTTCAGGGGGAAAGGCTTCAGGAACAAGATGTTGAGGAAGATAGTCTGGGCTTTGCTGGCCGTGGGCCGCGGCGTCTTGGGCATCGACGACGTCCGGCGCCTGTTGGAGAGCGGCGGAGGGGGGCCCGTGCCCAGCGCCCCCGCCGAGGGGCTGGTGTTGCTCTCTATAGACTACGGCATAGAGTTCTCCGCGGACCGCGCCATCTTGACCAAAATATATAGATATTTCTTGAATAAATATTATATATACCTCTCACTGAGTAGAGTATATGAAAAAATTACTGAGGAGATCTTGAAGTGGTTGTAG
- a CDS encoding dolichol kinase: protein MVSASDLAYAAVFLVWILFLSAYLTRKLYERWTARGMAPTRAVYFNRKIIHILAGGLVAVSLPLFSSWAIPVAMALLLSVFLYIPRRAGRLMYWFQTPDNAYEIHFTLSWALIVFLTWAVLGDLNIGIAAISFMAFGDAATGIVRNALFGRRTKSWWGNLAMAAVSIPIGYVYAGPIGALAGAVASVVEHFEWPPVDDNVTVPVVSFVIMLLPRLL from the coding sequence ATGGTGTCCGCCTCCGATCTGGCCTACGCCGCGGTCTTCCTAGTCTGGATCCTCTTCCTCTCGGCCTACCTCACGAGGAAGCTCTACGAGCGCTGGACTGCCCGGGGCATGGCGCCCACGCGCGCGGTCTACTTCAACCGGAAGATAATACATATACTGGCCGGCGGCCTCGTGGCGGTCTCCCTCCCGTTGTTCTCAAGCTGGGCGATCCCCGTGGCCATGGCCCTTCTGCTGAGCGTCTTTCTGTACATACCCAGGAGGGCCGGGAGGCTGATGTACTGGTTCCAGACGCCCGACAACGCTTACGAGATCCACTTCACGCTGTCCTGGGCTCTGATAGTCTTCTTGACCTGGGCAGTGCTCGGGGATCTCAACATAGGCATAGCGGCTATCTCCTTCATGGCCTTCGGCGACGCCGCCACGGGCATAGTCAGGAACGCGTTGTTCGGGAGGAGGACCAAGTCGTGGTGGGGGAACCTAGCCATGGCGGCCGTCTCTATACCCATAGGCTACGTATACGCAGGGCCTATCGGGGCCCTTGCCGGCGCCGTGGCCAGCGTGGTGGAGCACTTCGAGTGGCCGCCTGTGGACGACAACGTAACTGTCCCCGTGGTGTCCTTCGTTATAATGCTCCTGCCGAGGCTCCTCTAG
- a CDS encoding nucleotidyltransferase domain-containing protein — protein MANHGDGLVSLVVYGSVARGSARKDSDVDLLVVFEDLPKSRVARLALFERAEDAVQPLLDELMDEGYAIALSPILKTRREAERLAPIYIDMTEDAVIVYDKGSFFEGVLKRLSEKLRKLGAERVWVNDKSWYWVLKRDYKFGDLIELE, from the coding sequence TTGGCGAACCACGGCGACGGCTTAGTCTCGCTGGTCGTCTACGGGAGCGTGGCCAGGGGGTCTGCCAGAAAGGACAGCGACGTAGATCTCTTGGTGGTGTTCGAGGATCTGCCCAAGTCGCGCGTGGCAAGGCTCGCGTTGTTCGAGAGGGCCGAGGACGCCGTACAGCCGTTGCTCGACGAGTTGATGGATGAGGGATACGCGATAGCGCTATCGCCTATACTGAAGACGAGGAGGGAGGCCGAGAGGCTCGCGCCGATATACATAGATATGACAGAGGACGCCGTGATAGTCTACGACAAGGGCAGCTTCTTCGAGGGCGTGTTGAAAAGGCTCTCCGAGAAGTTGAGGAAGCTGGGCGCCGAGAGGGTCTGGGTCAACGACAAGTCGTGGTATTGGGTGCTGAAAAGGGACTACAAGTTCGGCGACTTGATCGAGCTTGAATAA
- a CDS encoding SAM-dependent methyltransferase, which translates to MARLYLVGLGLSPAYMTEEARRALGDSDCVFADVYTSYFDFAALGIAARPLDRKELEDRGGAAVEECLRAGRNAALLVPGDPLAATAHAALVASLRRKGYEVVVVPGVSAICAAMSAACLSIYKLGGVATVTYPRMGVYSTRPYELAEQNLSRGLHTLLLLDIRDDGGFMTPSEAARILLELERREGRGSSWATGSWPWPTSSAGREAAPRRAPSPSWRSRGSLRPR; encoded by the coding sequence ATGGCGCGGCTCTACTTAGTGGGGCTGGGCCTCTCGCCCGCCTACATGACCGAGGAGGCGAGGCGCGCGCTGGGGGACTCAGACTGCGTCTTCGCCGACGTCTACACCAGCTACTTCGACTTCGCGGCGCTCGGCATCGCGGCGAGACCTCTGGACAGGAAGGAGCTGGAGGACAGAGGGGGGGCCGCCGTGGAGGAGTGCCTCAGGGCCGGGAGGAACGCGGCGCTGTTAGTGCCCGGCGACCCCCTGGCGGCTACGGCCCACGCGGCGCTCGTGGCCTCCTTGAGGCGGAAGGGGTACGAGGTGGTCGTGGTGCCCGGCGTCTCGGCCATATGCGCCGCCATGTCGGCGGCGTGCCTCTCCATATACAAGCTGGGCGGCGTGGCCACGGTGACATACCCCAGGATGGGGGTCTACTCGACGAGGCCCTACGAGCTGGCCGAACAGAACCTCTCCAGAGGCCTCCACACGCTCCTCCTCCTCGACATAAGAGACGACGGGGGGTTCATGACGCCGTCGGAGGCCGCCCGGATCCTCCTCGAGCTGGAGAGGCGCGAGGGCAGAGGGTCTTCGTGGGCGACAGGCTCGTGGCCGTGGCCTACAAGCTCGGCTGGCCGGGAGGCGGCGCCGCGGCGGGCACCCTCGCCGAGCTGGCGGAGTCGCGGCTCCCTCCGCCCGCGGTGA
- a CDS encoding ATP-binding cassette domain-containing protein produces the protein MPPVLTVERLRLYYGMGKDVVKAVDGVSFELERGEVLAVVGESGSGKSSLGYAIMHLLPENVVLYDGKVLLRDGGAELDIVSMDEDALRRHVRWKRISMVFQASMNAIDPVRRWATSYTE, from the coding sequence ATGCCTCCGGTGCTGACTGTGGAGAGGCTTAGGCTGTACTACGGCATGGGGAAAGACGTCGTCAAGGCGGTCGACGGCGTCTCCTTCGAGCTCGAGAGGGGGGAGGTCTTGGCCGTGGTCGGGGAGTCCGGCAGCGGCAAGTCGTCTCTGGGCTACGCCATTATGCATCTCCTGCCGGAAAACGTCGTCCTCTACGACGGCAAGGTGTTGCTCCGCGACGGCGGCGCGGAGCTCGACATAGTGTCCATGGACGAAGACGCGTTGAGGCGCCACGTGAGGTGGAAGCGCATATCGATGGTTTTCCAAGCCTCCATGAACGCCATAGATCCCGTCCGGCGATGGGCGACTTCATATACAGAATAG
- a CDS encoding 30S ribosomal protein S6e: MPTFKVVVSDPMSGKAIQLEVKDPAAQRFIGLKIGDYVDASILPDLKAPQGARLLITGGSGIEGAPMLPGVPGQVKKYAILSGGPGYKPRKEGERKKKLVRGNTISDQIVQINTVLVYPEGYRGPPAIAVGVKEAARLTGQQQAEGQQS; the protein is encoded by the coding sequence GTGCCGACCTTCAAGGTAGTGGTGTCGGACCCCATGAGCGGAAAGGCGATTCAGCTGGAGGTGAAGGACCCGGCCGCCCAGAGGTTTATAGGGCTGAAGATAGGCGACTACGTCGACGCCTCCATCTTGCCCGATTTGAAGGCGCCGCAAGGCGCCAGGCTGTTGATAACAGGCGGTAGCGGCATAGAGGGCGCGCCGATGTTGCCGGGCGTGCCCGGGCAGGTGAAGAAATACGCCATACTCTCCGGAGGGCCCGGCTACAAGCCAAGGAAGGAGGGCGAGCGCAAGAAGAAGCTAGTGAGGGGCAACACAATATCGGACCAAATAGTGCAGATAAACACCGTGTTGGTCTACCCCGAGGGCTATAGGGGGCCGCCGGCCATAGCCGTCGGCGTCAAGGAGGCGGCCAGGCTGACCGGCCAACAACAAGCCGAGGGGCAACAGTCCTAG
- the cyoE gene encoding heme o synthase: protein MAWRRPEVEVVRDYLVLMKPKVIWLLILSSLIGYVVAASPNISWAKIAELAVVGLLSTGGSAAFNQYWERDIDAKMGRTSGRPLPSGRLRPGAALAYSLALSLSGLALSWIWLGPSATAAVAAGWLFYSVVYTILLKRRHWSNILWGGFAGNAAYLSGWLATRPMTLEAFLESMAIYVWIPAHIWSLAYVYRDEYREAGVPMLTAVLPEDRAVSLIAALDAASAAYMWALAYAFNGLLGAAVMAPVAVAALMLGISALRERSDRAFWRVFKISSPLLTFFFIALLV, encoded by the coding sequence ATGGCTTGGAGGAGGCCGGAGGTGGAGGTCGTTAGGGACTACCTCGTCTTGATGAAGCCTAAGGTCATCTGGCTTTTAATCCTATCGTCGCTGATAGGCTACGTCGTGGCGGCATCGCCGAACATCTCTTGGGCGAAGATCGCCGAGCTCGCCGTAGTGGGCCTCCTCTCCACCGGCGGCTCTGCGGCCTTCAACCAGTACTGGGAGAGAGACATAGACGCGAAGATGGGCAGGACGTCGGGGAGGCCTCTGCCCAGCGGCAGGCTGAGGCCCGGCGCCGCGCTGGCCTATTCCCTAGCCCTATCGCTCTCCGGCCTAGCCCTATCCTGGATCTGGCTGGGACCGTCGGCCACGGCCGCCGTGGCGGCGGGCTGGCTGTTCTACTCGGTGGTGTATACGATACTGCTCAAGAGGAGGCATTGGTCCAACATACTCTGGGGCGGCTTTGCGGGGAACGCCGCTTATCTCTCCGGCTGGCTCGCAACGAGGCCCATGACCCTAGAGGCCTTCCTCGAGTCCATGGCGATATACGTGTGGATCCCGGCCCACATATGGTCCCTCGCCTACGTCTACCGCGACGAGTACAGAGAGGCGGGGGTGCCTATGCTGACCGCCGTGCTGCCCGAGGACAGGGCCGTGTCTCTCATCGCGGCTCTCGACGCGGCCTCGGCCGCGTACATGTGGGCGTTGGCCTACGCCTTCAACGGGCTCCTAGGGGCGGCGGTCATGGCGCCCGTCGCCGTCGCGGCGTTGATGCTCGGCATATCGGCGCTCCGCGAGAGGAGCGATAGGGCGTTCTGGCGCGTTTTCAAGATAAGTAGCCCTCTGTTGACCTTCTTCTTCATAGCTCTGTTGGTATAA
- a CDS encoding MaoC/PaaZ C-terminal domain-containing protein: MGLAFEDFEVGARFRSHGVTVTEAHVSAFAWLTGDWNPLHVDGEFAKSTIFGERIAHGMLTASLALGLFAQYLYGTVIALLEASARFLKPVKIGDTIYVETEVVDKRPSEKYRGGVVHLRHEVKNQRGETAAVVETKVLVAGRWRGST, from the coding sequence ATGGGTCTCGCGTTTGAGGACTTCGAGGTGGGGGCCCGGTTTAGGTCTCACGGAGTTACGGTGACTGAGGCCCACGTGTCGGCGTTCGCGTGGCTCACGGGCGACTGGAACCCGCTCCACGTCGATGGGGAATTCGCCAAGTCGACGATATTCGGCGAGAGGATAGCCCACGGCATGCTCACGGCCTCGCTCGCGCTCGGCCTCTTCGCGCAGTACCTCTACGGCACTGTCATAGCCCTCCTCGAGGCCTCGGCGCGTTTCCTCAAGCCCGTCAAGATAGGAGACACAATATACGTAGAGACCGAGGTTGTGGACAAGAGGCCTTCGGAGAAGTACAGAGGGGGCGTCGTGCACCTCCGCCACGAGGTCAAAAACCAGCGCGGGGAGACGGCGGCGGTCGTGGAGACCAAGGTCCTGGTCGCGGGGCGATGGCGCGGCTCTACTTAG
- a CDS encoding diphthine--ammonia ligase codes for MDLLALYTGGKDSHYALMRAVEEGHTVKCLITAEPARQDSYMFHAVNARWALLHGEAMGVPHYLVEVSGVKEREVEELGEVLAKYRRECGADGVLTGAIASRYQKERVDRLAERLGLAHVAPLWGRDQGELLLAEAAAEEFVIVAVMAMGLDARWLGARIGPREAEALLSLSKRYGFSPVGEGGEFETYVVASPLLRGKRVEILEADTYWSPAGWGVYAIKSARLTSV; via the coding sequence GTGGACCTCCTGGCGCTCTACACCGGCGGTAAGGACAGCCACTACGCGTTGATGAGGGCGGTCGAGGAGGGGCATACCGTCAAGTGCCTGATCACGGCCGAGCCGGCCCGCCAGGACTCGTACATGTTCCACGCAGTCAACGCCCGCTGGGCGCTGTTGCACGGGGAGGCCATGGGCGTCCCCCACTACCTCGTCGAGGTGTCCGGCGTCAAGGAGCGGGAGGTCGAGGAGCTCGGCGAGGTCTTGGCCAAATATAGGCGGGAGTGCGGCGCCGATGGCGTGCTCACGGGCGCGATCGCCTCTAGGTACCAGAAGGAGAGGGTGGACAGACTGGCGGAGAGGCTTGGACTGGCCCACGTGGCGCCTCTGTGGGGAAGAGACCAGGGCGAGCTCTTGCTGGCCGAGGCGGCGGCCGAGGAGTTCGTCATCGTGGCCGTCATGGCGATGGGCCTCGACGCGAGGTGGCTCGGCGCGAGGATAGGCCCGCGCGAGGCCGAGGCTCTGTTGAGCCTCAGCAAGAGGTACGGCTTCTCGCCCGTGGGGGAAGGCGGCGAGTTCGAGACATACGTGGTGGCGAGCCCCCTCCTCCGCGGCAAGAGAGTGGAGATACTCGAGGCCGACACGTATTGGAGCCCCGCAGGCTGGGGAGTCTACGCCATAAAGTCGGCGCGCCTGACGTCGGTCTAG
- a CDS encoding protein-tyrosine phosphatase family protein: protein MKCPYFVEGGLAGSCMITRSDLDRLMGLGFKHVVTLAEDWELREYGGWDGPDELRTELGLRGIKWLHWPTPDGKPPADLQALARIIASLVRLGAVLVHCVGGVGRTPTALAAYLVYRGLDAHEALRRVSEAVPAIAISEEQYYALLELEAQLRGRP, encoded by the coding sequence ATGAAGTGCCCCTACTTCGTCGAGGGGGGACTCGCCGGCAGTTGCATGATAACCCGGAGCGACTTGGACAGACTTATGGGGCTCGGCTTCAAGCACGTGGTGACGCTGGCCGAGGACTGGGAGCTGAGGGAGTACGGCGGCTGGGACGGGCCCGACGAGTTAAGGACGGAGCTGGGGCTTAGGGGCATTAAGTGGCTTCACTGGCCCACGCCCGACGGGAAGCCGCCGGCCGATCTCCAAGCACTGGCCAGAATAATCGCCTCTCTGGTCAGGCTAGGCGCGGTGTTGGTCCACTGCGTGGGAGGCGTCGGCAGGACGCCCACCGCCCTGGCCGCCTATCTGGTATACAGGGGCCTGGACGCCCACGAGGCTCTCCGGAGGGTGTCCGAGGCAGTGCCCGCGATCGCCATCAGCGAGGAGCAGTACTACGCCTTGCTGGAGCTCGAGGCCCAGCTCAGAGGCCGGCCTTGA